In one Chionomys nivalis chromosome 13, mChiNiv1.1, whole genome shotgun sequence genomic region, the following are encoded:
- the LOC130885961 gene encoding 40S ribosomal protein S27 — MPLAKDLLHPSPEEEKRKHKKKRLVQSPNSYFMDVKCPGCYKITTVFSHAQTVVLCVGCSTVLCQPTGGKARLTEGCSFRRKQH; from the coding sequence ATGCCTCTCGCAAAGGAtctccttcatccctctccagaggaggaaaagaggaaacacaagaaaaagcgCCTGGTGCAGAGCCCCAATTCCTACTTTATGGATGTGAAGTGCCCAGGATGCTATAAAATCACCACGGTCTTTAGCCATGCACAGACGGTAGTCCTGTGTGTCGGCTGCTCCACTGTCCTCTGTCAGCCTACAGGCGGGAAAGCAAGACTGACAGAAGGATGCTCCTTCAGGAGGAAGCAGCACTGA
- the Nrsn1 gene encoding neurensin-1 has product MTSCSNTCGSKQAQADTEGGYQRYGVRSYLHQFYEDCTASIWENEDDFQIQRSPNRWSSVFWKVGLTSGTVFVILGLTILAVGFLVPPKIEAFGEADFMVVDTHAVQFNGALDTCKLAGAVLFCIGGTSMAGCLLMSVFAKSYSKEEKFLQQKFKERIADIKAHTQPVTKAPGPGNTKIPVTLSRVQNVQPQSST; this is encoded by the exons ATGACTTCTTGCAGCAACACCTGTGGGTCCAAGCAAGCCCAGGCTGACACTGAGGGCGGGTACCAGCGTTATGGAGTTCGGTCCTACCTGCATCAGTTTTATGAGGACTGCACTGCCTCCATCTGGGAGAATGAGGATGATTTCCAGATCCAGAGATCGCCTAACAGGTGGAGCTCGGTATTCTGGAAG GTCGGACTCACCTCAGGCACTGTATTTGTGATTCTCGGACTAACTATCCTGGCAGTGGGCTTTCTTGTGCCCCCCAAAATTGAAGCTTTTGGTGAAGCTGATTTCATGGTGGTTGACACACATGCTGTGCAGTTCAACGGCGCCCTGGACACGTGCAAGCTAGCGGGGGCTGTGCTCTTCTGCATTGGGGGCACATCCATGGCAGGGTGCCTACTGATGTCCGTGTTTGCCAAGAGCTATTCCAAAGAAGAAAAGTTCCTTCAACAGAAGTTTAAAGAGCGAATCGCAGACATCAAAGCCCATACCCAGCCTGTCACTAAAGCTCCAGGCCCAGGGAACACCAAGATCCCAGTCACTTTGTCCAGAGTTCAGAATGTGCAGCCCCAATCATCCACTTGA